A genome region from Hymenobacter tibetensis includes the following:
- the eutC gene encoding ethanolamine ammonia-lyase subunit EutC: MAELPASHQPENPAPDPWAALKAHTAARIALGRTGSSVPLREALAFRLAHAHARDAVYSTLDLDPLLAGLAPLQLPVLQVRSKAPDRQEYLQRPDLGRQLHEEAHTLLQESSAQPTDLVIVLADGLSAAAVNEHAVPLVKLLVPILQAAGLHLGPLVVAAQARVALGDEIGALLHTQMVLILIGERPGLSSPDSLGAYFTYGPRPGLTDEARNCVSNIRPAGLPYDVAANRLSYLLLEALRRKLSGVHLKDDTRLLA, from the coding sequence ATGGCTGAACTACCTGCGTCGCATCAACCCGAAAACCCCGCTCCCGACCCGTGGGCGGCCCTGAAAGCGCATACGGCCGCTCGGATAGCGCTGGGCCGAACGGGTAGCAGCGTGCCCCTACGTGAGGCGTTAGCCTTCCGGTTGGCCCACGCTCATGCCCGCGACGCGGTGTACTCAACCCTGGACCTCGACCCCTTGCTTGCGGGGCTGGCGCCGCTACAGTTGCCCGTCCTTCAGGTGCGCAGCAAGGCCCCCGACCGACAGGAATATTTACAGCGCCCCGACCTAGGTCGGCAATTACACGAGGAAGCGCACACCCTGCTGCAGGAAAGTAGCGCCCAGCCCACCGATTTGGTGATTGTATTGGCCGATGGACTTTCGGCGGCAGCCGTGAACGAGCATGCTGTGCCGCTGGTAAAGCTGTTGGTGCCTATACTACAGGCCGCCGGATTGCACCTGGGGCCGTTGGTAGTGGCAGCGCAGGCTCGTGTGGCTCTTGGCGATGAGATAGGAGCACTGCTGCACACTCAAATGGTATTGATTCTGATTGGGGAGCGGCCCGGCCTCAGTTCCCCCGACAGCTTAGGAGCCTATTTTACCTACGGCCCGCGTCCTGGCCTCACCGACGAAGCCCGTAATTGTGTATCTAACATCCGACCAGCCGGGCTCCCCTACGATGTGGCTGCCAACCGACTCAGCTATTTGCTGCTGGAAGCACTGCGCCGTAAGCTGTCGGGGGTGCACCTCAAAGACGATACCCGTCTGCTCGCTTAG
- a CDS encoding sensor histidine kinase codes for MPLPTADRPSRFPVFFEILVWGLYVGLYKYNVYMEAVQQRPITQANFPYPQLMVFALLATLYAVPYYRGLVPVLIRQRRYALLGVGAVLYMWWGIKLNITVASWLFQFVAQPPLLADFYHHTYTEAARQLPALRNTYISQLFTDLLAFSCVAFVRLAFEQEYRRRHLEKDHLALQLEQLKSQLQPHFLFNTLNSIYGLSLAGSPETPRFILLLSELMRYVLYDSGKEYISLPEEVSFLENYFEMEQRKYPGAHIQLTTSGTTTGLQVPPLLLLPLVENSFKHGRHHFSDAASVQATLTSQPGRLHFLIENDMLPEAPAASTKRSGGIGLQNIRQRLHLYYPGTHELHLTEHAGRFRAELTLHVQ; via the coding sequence ATGCCACTTCCTACCGCCGACCGGCCCAGCCGCTTCCCCGTCTTCTTTGAAATCCTGGTTTGGGGATTATATGTGGGCCTGTACAAGTACAATGTGTACATGGAGGCCGTACAGCAGCGCCCTATCACCCAAGCCAACTTCCCCTACCCACAGCTGATGGTGTTTGCACTGCTGGCTACGCTGTACGCGGTGCCGTATTACCGCGGGCTGGTGCCGGTCCTGATTCGGCAGCGGCGCTATGCGTTGCTGGGCGTGGGGGCTGTGCTCTATATGTGGTGGGGCATCAAGCTGAACATCACCGTGGCCAGTTGGCTGTTCCAGTTTGTGGCCCAGCCGCCCCTGTTAGCCGACTTCTACCACCACACCTACACCGAGGCAGCCCGCCAACTCCCGGCGTTGCGCAACACCTATATCAGCCAGCTGTTCACTGATTTGCTGGCCTTCAGTTGTGTGGCCTTTGTGCGGCTGGCCTTCGAGCAAGAATACCGGCGGCGCCACCTCGAAAAAGACCATCTGGCGCTGCAACTAGAGCAGCTGAAAAGCCAGTTGCAGCCGCACTTTCTGTTCAACACGCTCAACAGCATTTACGGTCTGAGTTTGGCGGGCTCGCCGGAAACGCCGCGCTTCATTCTGCTGCTCTCAGAGCTGATGCGGTACGTGCTCTACGACAGTGGCAAGGAATACATCAGCCTGCCAGAGGAAGTCAGCTTCCTGGAAAACTACTTCGAGATGGAGCAGCGCAAGTATCCTGGCGCGCACATCCAGCTAACGACCAGCGGTACTACTACCGGCCTGCAGGTACCCCCTCTCCTACTGTTGCCGCTGGTAGAAAATAGCTTCAAGCACGGACGCCACCACTTCTCGGACGCCGCCAGCGTGCAGGCCACCCTCACCAGCCAGCCCGGCCGCCTGCATTTCCTCATCGAAAACGATATGCTACCCGAAGCGCCCGCCGCCTCTACCAAGCGCAGCGGTGGCATTGGCCTCCAAAATATCCGGCAGCGCCTGCACCTCTACTACCCTGGCACCCACGAGCTGCACCTGACCGAACACGCTGGCCGCTTCCGCGCCGAGCTAACGCTGCATGTGCAGTAG
- a CDS encoding LytR/AlgR family response regulator transcription factor: MTTSAPVRCLIVDDEPLAHQVLSQFIGQTPGLTLTGKCRNAMEAYEHLAQHPVDLLFLDIEMPLMTGLDFLKTLRTPPKTVLTTAYREYAYEGYELDVLDYLLKPFSYERFMKAISRLPAFQPVSPTDATTEKHLLVKERQGLLKVPHRDIVYVEGCKDYVKLMTATKTYLLHHTMKEMVEVLGPTYLRVHRSFIVAAAHIRLLQPDHVQLQDATLIPIGSSYKAELLAFFKK; encoded by the coding sequence ATGACCACTTCCGCCCCCGTTCGTTGCTTGATTGTGGACGACGAGCCGCTGGCTCATCAGGTACTCTCGCAGTTTATTGGCCAAACGCCGGGGCTGACGCTCACTGGCAAGTGCCGCAACGCCATGGAAGCCTACGAGCACCTAGCCCAACACCCCGTGGATCTGCTGTTTCTGGACATTGAAATGCCACTAATGACGGGGCTCGACTTCCTGAAAACCCTCCGCACCCCACCCAAAACCGTTCTGACCACGGCCTACCGGGAGTATGCCTATGAAGGGTATGAGCTCGATGTGCTGGATTATCTGCTTAAGCCGTTTTCGTACGAGCGGTTTATGAAGGCTATTTCGCGCCTGCCGGCTTTCCAACCCGTCTCGCCTACCGATGCTACTACCGAGAAGCACTTGCTGGTGAAGGAGCGGCAAGGTTTGCTCAAAGTGCCGCACCGCGACATTGTGTACGTGGAAGGCTGCAAAGACTACGTCAAGCTCATGACGGCCACCAAAACCTACCTGCTCCACCACACTATGAAAGAGATGGTGGAAGTGCTAGGCCCAACCTATCTGCGCGTACACCGCTCCTTCATTGTAGCTGCCGCTCATATCCGCCTGCTCCAGCCCGACCACGTGCAGTTGCAGGATGCTACCCTGATTCCTATCGGTAGTTCATACAAAGCCGAGTTGCTGGCCTTCTTCAAGAAGTAG
- a CDS encoding NAD(P)/FAD-dependent oxidoreductase, with translation MRSSMEMEGLAKIEHVGKPRVVIVGGGFGGLELAKALRDAPVQVVLVDKQNYHTFQPLMYQVATAGLEAADIISPFRQILKGQSNLCFRMAEVEHVDTTTHVLKTSIGLIPYDHLIIATGATSNYFGDAEMARHAVAIKSVEDAVELRNTVLSNFEKALQIDDVEQLNSLLDFVIVGGGPTGVEVAGALSELRKHVFPKDYREIDFRQMDIHLIQSGNTLLKGMSAEASQKALEYLQKFGVDVLLDRRVQSYDGYTVTLNTGEKLITRTLIWAAGVAGAPIEGIRPESLRKGNRYEVDTFNRIAGYTNIYAIGDIAAMVSAEYPEGHPMVAQPAIQQGRLLGENIVRMLAGNPLEPFRYHDQGAMATIGRNHAVADIKMLGKDYKTQGFFAWVMWVFVHLIALVGFRNRLSVFANWTWSYFSQERGSRFIMGKRRESVETTAKSAVA, from the coding sequence ATGCGCAGCTCTATGGAAATGGAAGGACTAGCCAAAATAGAACACGTTGGCAAACCACGGGTGGTAATTGTGGGGGGCGGCTTTGGCGGACTAGAGCTGGCCAAAGCCCTACGCGATGCGCCGGTGCAAGTGGTGTTAGTGGATAAGCAAAACTACCACACCTTTCAGCCCCTGATGTACCAGGTGGCCACTGCTGGACTGGAAGCGGCCGATATCATTTCGCCGTTCCGTCAGATTTTGAAAGGGCAAAGCAACCTATGCTTCCGTATGGCGGAGGTAGAACACGTTGATACGACCACGCACGTCTTGAAAACGTCTATCGGCCTGATTCCCTACGACCACCTGATTATTGCCACCGGGGCTACCAGCAACTATTTCGGCGACGCCGAAATGGCGCGTCATGCCGTGGCTATCAAGAGCGTGGAAGACGCCGTGGAATTGCGCAATACGGTGCTTTCCAACTTCGAAAAGGCCCTGCAAATAGACGATGTCGAACAGCTCAACAGCTTGCTCGACTTCGTGATTGTGGGAGGTGGCCCTACCGGCGTGGAGGTAGCGGGGGCGCTAAGTGAATTACGCAAGCACGTATTTCCGAAGGACTACCGCGAAATCGACTTTCGCCAGATGGATATTCACTTGATTCAAAGCGGCAACACCTTGCTGAAGGGTATGTCGGCTGAGGCCTCGCAAAAGGCGTTGGAATACCTGCAGAAGTTTGGCGTGGATGTGTTGCTGGACCGTCGGGTGCAGTCTTATGATGGCTACACCGTTACGCTCAACACCGGTGAGAAGCTCATTACCCGCACGCTGATTTGGGCGGCCGGTGTAGCAGGCGCACCTATTGAAGGCATCCGACCCGAAAGCTTGCGCAAAGGCAACCGCTACGAGGTAGATACCTTCAACCGAATTGCTGGTTACACCAATATCTACGCTATTGGTGACATAGCAGCTATGGTTTCCGCTGAGTACCCCGAAGGTCATCCGATGGTAGCGCAGCCCGCCATACAGCAGGGCCGATTACTGGGCGAGAACATCGTACGCATGTTAGCCGGTAACCCACTAGAGCCGTTCCGCTACCACGACCAAGGCGCCATGGCTACCATCGGCCGCAACCACGCCGTCGCCGACATCAAGATGCTCGGCAAAGACTACAAGACGCAAGGTTTCTTTGCGTGGGTGATGTGGGTTTTTGTGCACCTGATAGCGCTGGTCGGCTTCCGCAACCGGCTGTCGGTATTCGCCAACTGGACCTGGAGCTACTTCAGCCAAGAACGCGGCTCCCGTTTCATTATGGGCAAGCGGCGTGAGTCCGTTGAAACCACAGCTAAAAGCGCCGTAGCCTAG
- the treF gene encoding alpha,alpha-trehalase TreF, with translation MRATAQLPPTPRQLYPGLFEAIQLGRVFPDNKTFVDMVPRHDTPARIVADYEQQRTQPGFNLAAFAKSRFQLPTTDTTTYRSNIATGLRLHLDTLWRVLQRRPLDSVSRYSSLLLLPRPYLVPGGRFREVYYWDSYFTMLGLREANRTVLIRNMTDNFAYLLNRYGFIPNGNRTYYLTRSQPPFFSLMVQLLAQEQGDSVLVRYQPQLLREYAYWMAGADSLKPGTATRRVMRMPGGELLNRYWDESTEPREESYGIDVDAARKTTRPPSQFYRDVRAAAASGWDFSTRWFGADGTLGSIRTTELVPVDLNCLMLVLEETLARSYTTQGQSAAARTWLQKAKQRCSAIQRYNWNKAANWYTDYDFTQKRPAAIRTLAGVFPLAFGVATPRQATVIAAGLKADFLKDGGLLTTLNTSGQQWDAPNAWAPLQYIAVQGLTRYNQKPLADTIAVRWVRLNSRVFQQTGKLLEKYNVTDTHLPAGGGEYPLQDGFGWTNGVLLNLLNRFARPQPSNQ, from the coding sequence TTGCGGGCTACGGCTCAGCTCCCGCCAACGCCCCGGCAACTATACCCGGGTCTTTTCGAGGCTATTCAGCTCGGCCGGGTTTTCCCCGACAATAAGACGTTCGTGGATATGGTGCCCCGCCATGATACGCCCGCGCGCATTGTGGCCGACTACGAACAGCAACGTACGCAGCCAGGCTTCAACCTAGCGGCCTTTGCAAAGTCTCGGTTCCAGCTGCCCACCACCGACACCACCACCTACCGCAGCAACATCGCCACGGGCCTGCGCCTGCACCTCGATACCCTGTGGCGGGTGCTCCAGCGCCGCCCCCTCGATTCGGTGTCTCGTTACTCTTCGTTGCTGTTGTTGCCGCGGCCCTATCTGGTGCCAGGTGGCCGGTTCCGGGAGGTGTACTATTGGGACTCGTACTTCACCATGCTTGGCTTGCGCGAAGCAAACCGGACGGTCCTGATCCGCAACATGACCGACAACTTTGCTTACCTGCTTAACCGCTACGGCTTTATTCCCAACGGCAACCGCACCTATTACCTTACCCGCTCGCAGCCTCCATTTTTCTCGTTGATGGTGCAGTTGTTGGCGCAGGAGCAAGGTGATTCTGTGTTGGTGCGCTACCAGCCCCAATTACTACGCGAATACGCTTACTGGATGGCTGGCGCCGACTCGCTGAAGCCGGGCACTGCCACACGCCGCGTCATGCGGATGCCCGGCGGCGAACTACTGAACCGGTACTGGGATGAAAGCACTGAGCCGCGCGAAGAATCGTATGGCATTGACGTCGATGCGGCCCGCAAAACCACCCGCCCACCTTCACAGTTCTACCGCGACGTTCGGGCCGCGGCGGCTTCCGGCTGGGACTTCAGTACCCGCTGGTTTGGGGCGGACGGTACGCTGGGCTCGATCCGCACCACCGAGTTGGTGCCCGTCGATTTGAACTGCCTGATGCTGGTGCTGGAAGAAACACTGGCTCGCTCCTACACTACGCAAGGCCAAAGTGCAGCAGCCCGCACCTGGCTACAGAAAGCCAAACAGCGCTGCAGTGCCATTCAGCGCTATAACTGGAACAAGGCCGCCAATTGGTACACCGACTACGATTTCACGCAAAAGCGCCCCGCTGCCATTCGCACGTTGGCAGGGGTGTTTCCGCTGGCCTTTGGGGTAGCTACCCCGCGCCAGGCAACCGTAATTGCCGCTGGCCTCAAGGCTGATTTCCTGAAAGATGGGGGCCTGCTTACCACGCTCAACACCAGCGGCCAGCAGTGGGACGCGCCCAATGCTTGGGCGCCGTTGCAGTATATTGCCGTGCAGGGCCTCACTCGTTACAACCAGAAGCCGCTCGCCGATACCATTGCCGTCCGTTGGGTGCGCCTGAACTCGCGCGTATTCCAGCAAACGGGTAAGCTGCTGGAGAAATACAACGTCACCGATACACACCTTCCCGCTGGGGGTGGCGAGTATCCTCTCCAGGATGGCTTCGGCTGGACCAACGGGGTACTGCTTAACCTGCTCAACCGCTTCGCCCGCCCGCAGCCCAGCAATCAATAG
- a CDS encoding Fur family transcriptional regulator, whose amino-acid sequence MPSSDRISQALTRHGLRQTVVRQAVLRVVADSPFALSGSEIEQLLAPNTDRITLYRTLKSFEESGLIHRVIDKSDIVRYAACSIECSAHEHFDNHVHFKCSNCQHIYCLNQVAIPSVNLPAKFEVKTRDYLLSGVCHECQPVQVS is encoded by the coding sequence ATGCCGTCTTCCGACCGTATTTCCCAAGCGCTGACCCGGCACGGGCTCCGCCAAACCGTAGTACGGCAGGCGGTCTTGCGGGTGGTAGCCGATTCGCCGTTTGCCTTGTCTGGCAGTGAAATCGAACAGCTTCTTGCCCCCAACACCGACCGTATCACGCTCTACCGGACGCTGAAATCGTTTGAGGAAAGTGGTTTGATTCACCGGGTGATAGACAAGAGCGACATTGTCCGCTACGCAGCCTGTTCTATTGAGTGCAGCGCGCATGAGCACTTCGACAACCACGTGCATTTCAAGTGCAGCAATTGTCAGCACATCTACTGTCTCAATCAGGTAGCTATTCCGTCCGTGAACCTACCAGCCAAGTTCGAGGTCAAGACCCGCGACTATCTATTAAGTGGTGTGTGCCACGAATGCCAGCCAGTGCAAGTGTCGTAA
- a CDS encoding DinB family protein, with protein sequence MDQKTRAALVKELVSLLTEANAHVTFEQACADVPTALLNERAPGLPYTIWQLAEHLRIAQLDILEFSRNPAHKSPEWPVGYWPAPDATTDEAGWQATLAAIRHDQDEFVALLHDESVDLLEPFAHGTGQTLLREAMLIADHNAYHTGQIILLRRLLHNWE encoded by the coding sequence ATGGACCAGAAAACAAGAGCCGCGTTAGTGAAAGAACTCGTTAGCCTGCTGACCGAAGCCAATGCCCACGTCACCTTCGAGCAGGCCTGCGCCGATGTGCCTACTGCCTTACTGAACGAGCGGGCTCCCGGCCTGCCGTACACTATCTGGCAGCTAGCCGAACACCTGCGTATTGCCCAGTTGGATATTCTGGAATTCAGCCGCAACCCCGCGCACAAGTCGCCGGAGTGGCCCGTGGGGTACTGGCCCGCGCCGGACGCTACCACCGACGAAGCCGGCTGGCAGGCCACCCTAGCCGCCATCCGCCACGACCAAGATGAATTTGTAGCCCTGCTGCACGACGAGTCGGTGGACTTGCTGGAGCCCTTTGCGCACGGTACCGGCCAAACCTTACTCCGCGAAGCCATGCTCATTGCCGACCACAACGCCTACCATACCGGCCAGATCATTCTGCTACGCCGCCTGCTACACAACTGGGAGTAA
- a CDS encoding pectate lyase family protein has product MPREFNLPLAATCYTAAACLAALSLALATPALEQQLAFPDAEGAGRFTSGGRGSAAVPTTVFEVTNLEDDNQPGSLRYALTKPAAARTVVFRVSGTIHLASPLTISQSNTTIAGQTAPGDGICVADYPVSLKANNVIVRFVRFRMGDKNQNQGKVNGAGGDDAFGGMRNSRLIIDHCTMSWSTDECLSVYEGDSTTLQWNLISEPLNYSYHFETGDTDFEQHGFGGIWGGQHATMHHNLFASCKNRTPRFNGSRYTHPAGYENVDFRNNVLYNWGENNVYAGEGGNYNVVNNYYKHGPSTKDNVKARVLNPYKLEKGANPLPYGKFYLAGNYVDASADVTRHNWRGVTMNGGTATDTVQAKAALPFNLGPISTQTAAEAYKAVLQHVGASLPKRDTLDQRIIRNVVNRTGRIIDVQGGYPHGTPYTVSQKAWPVLASVSAPTDTDHDGMPDAWETKQRLNPHDPTDRAKTGPNGYTMLETYLNSLAARVIPGK; this is encoded by the coding sequence ATGCCTCGAGAGTTCAACCTACCCCTTGCTGCTACCTGCTACACTGCTGCTGCCTGCTTGGCTGCGCTGAGTTTGGCACTGGCCACGCCTGCTCTGGAACAGCAGCTGGCATTTCCGGATGCCGAGGGAGCCGGCCGCTTCACCTCGGGCGGACGAGGCTCGGCGGCGGTGCCAACCACTGTGTTTGAGGTCACCAATCTGGAAGACGACAACCAGCCCGGTAGCTTGCGCTACGCGCTAACCAAGCCTGCGGCGGCGCGCACCGTCGTGTTCCGGGTGTCAGGCACTATCCATTTGGCGTCGCCCCTGACCATCAGCCAGTCCAACACCACCATTGCCGGCCAAACTGCTCCTGGCGACGGTATCTGCGTAGCTGACTATCCGGTGAGCTTGAAAGCCAACAACGTCATCGTCCGGTTTGTGCGCTTCCGCATGGGCGACAAAAACCAGAATCAAGGCAAGGTAAACGGAGCCGGGGGCGACGATGCATTTGGTGGCATGCGCAACAGCCGCCTCATCATCGACCACTGTACTATGAGCTGGTCGACGGATGAGTGCTTGTCGGTGTATGAAGGCGACAGCACCACGTTGCAGTGGAATCTGATCAGTGAGCCGCTCAATTACTCGTACCACTTCGAAACCGGCGACACCGATTTCGAGCAGCACGGGTTTGGAGGCATTTGGGGCGGGCAGCATGCTACCATGCACCACAACCTGTTTGCCAGCTGCAAGAACCGCACGCCACGCTTCAACGGTAGCCGCTACACGCACCCCGCCGGCTACGAAAACGTGGATTTCCGCAACAACGTGCTTTACAACTGGGGCGAAAACAACGTGTATGCTGGGGAAGGCGGCAACTACAACGTCGTCAACAACTACTACAAGCACGGCCCCTCTACCAAAGACAACGTGAAGGCGCGAGTGCTGAATCCGTACAAGCTTGAGAAAGGTGCCAACCCGCTGCCCTACGGCAAGTTCTATCTGGCCGGCAACTACGTGGACGCCAGCGCCGACGTGACCCGCCACAACTGGCGCGGCGTGACTATGAACGGCGGTACCGCCACCGATACAGTGCAAGCCAAAGCTGCCCTGCCATTCAACTTGGGCCCCATCAGCACTCAGACAGCAGCTGAAGCGTATAAGGCCGTCTTACAGCACGTAGGGGCCAGTCTGCCCAAGCGCGACACCCTAGACCAACGCATCATCCGCAACGTGGTTAACCGCACGGGCCGCATCATTGACGTGCAGGGGGGATACCCGCACGGCACCCCCTACACCGTCTCGCAGAAAGCGTGGCCGGTGCTGGCGTCAGTGTCAGCCCCCACTGATACCGACCATGATGGCATGCCGGATGCGTGGGAAACCAAACAACGCCTTAACCCCCACGACCCCACCGACCGCGCCAAAACGGGTCCGAACGGCTATACTATGTTGGAAACGTATTTGAACAGCTTGGCGGCACGGGTGATACCAGGAAAGTAG
- a CDS encoding GDSL-type esterase/lipase family protein: MINKTGLLFVASLGFNTLLSSVFAYKYYHNWFENEVLKEPFRTSIFQELTDEPNKIYFVGDSHTEAFELAEILNNPSVRNRGIWGDKTTGIIKRLDRIIKSKPRKIFIMVGVNDICAGTSVEEISAHIELITKKIKSESPATELYIQSVLPTNQKILHSDELTISQIKELNERYSQISKENGATFINLFPYFQEGNGLKAEYSFDGLHLNGKGYMAWKKLIMPYI, translated from the coding sequence GTGATCAACAAGACCGGACTCCTGTTTGTGGCTTCCCTTGGCTTCAACACCTTATTGTCTTCCGTTTTTGCTTACAAGTACTACCACAATTGGTTTGAGAACGAAGTTCTCAAAGAACCTTTTCGCACGAGTATTTTTCAGGAGCTAACAGACGAACCCAATAAAATTTATTTCGTAGGCGACAGCCACACGGAAGCGTTTGAATTGGCAGAAATACTTAATAATCCGTCGGTCAGGAATAGAGGTATTTGGGGCGACAAAACCACAGGTATTATCAAGCGCCTCGATAGAATTATCAAAAGCAAACCCCGGAAAATATTTATTATGGTTGGGGTTAATGATATATGTGCTGGCACCTCAGTGGAAGAGATAAGTGCTCATATAGAGCTGATTACGAAGAAAATCAAGTCTGAATCACCAGCAACGGAATTATATATCCAAAGTGTATTGCCTACCAATCAAAAAATATTGCACTCAGATGAATTAACTATCAGCCAGATAAAAGAATTAAACGAAAGATATTCGCAAATCAGCAAAGAAAACGGCGCAACATTTATTAACCTCTTCCCTTATTTCCAGGAAGGCAACGGCCTGAAAGCCGAGTACAGCTTTGACGGCCTACATTTAAACGGCAAAGGATACATGGCATGGAAAAAGCTGATCATGCCGTACATATAA
- a CDS encoding erythromycin esterase family protein, with protein sequence MKKIFRSLLATALLATATVATQAQPTAPVAAAFDTTRIVLDPSLINPVSLQSYEAFRAAVKPLVAQMATKKIVALGEGTHGTSEFYTLRFWLTRILMEEHGFKQVALENDYTDSYLLDEALRQPNAAVAPLMKAHLYSIWQNQEMAELLTWLQTHNRTHRKQFHLRGFDAVSAVPDAQQLSALATRYPAAKLTDLTSKLETAAVVQDSVWHNLNKKGYKFNRKRWLSNGLSAYYTVEKLQQALRTAKLPRRQRELAQGFALDAKLNFSVFYEYEVNKKDAPRDSLMAQMTKFLVRGKNDKVILWAHDAHLARKSTDPTDNNGGGAGSYIERMFPGQYFVLGTSTATGTFAATTDRLITYDSPMASYPLEKPLAGSWEASLSAVKVPVFYLQTQQLGVQNLERPLRFVGYRPDSGKDSYSNYQLTEAYDALLFVRQTKAATPLK encoded by the coding sequence ATGAAAAAGATCTTCCGCTCCCTGCTCGCTACGGCCCTGCTCGCCACGGCCACTGTTGCTACCCAGGCCCAGCCCACTGCTCCCGTAGCTGCCGCCTTCGATACCACCCGTATCGTCCTCGATCCTAGCCTGATCAATCCGGTCAGCCTACAGAGCTACGAGGCATTTCGGGCGGCCGTGAAACCCTTAGTAGCACAAATGGCCACCAAAAAAATAGTGGCCTTGGGCGAAGGCACCCACGGCACCAGCGAGTTCTATACGCTCCGCTTCTGGCTGACGCGCATCCTGATGGAGGAGCACGGCTTCAAGCAAGTAGCCTTGGAAAACGACTACACCGATTCTTACCTGCTTGATGAAGCGCTACGCCAGCCTAACGCCGCTGTAGCACCCCTCATGAAAGCGCACCTGTATAGTATCTGGCAGAACCAAGAGATGGCCGAACTTCTTACTTGGCTCCAAACCCACAACCGCACGCACCGCAAGCAGTTCCACCTCCGCGGCTTCGATGCGGTTAGCGCAGTTCCCGACGCGCAGCAGCTGAGTGCGTTGGCCACGCGTTACCCCGCCGCCAAACTAACCGACCTGACCAGCAAGCTGGAAACAGCGGCCGTCGTGCAAGACTCAGTCTGGCACAACCTCAACAAGAAAGGCTATAAGTTCAACCGCAAGCGCTGGCTGTCCAACGGTCTAAGTGCTTACTACACCGTAGAAAAACTGCAACAGGCACTTCGTACGGCCAAGCTGCCGCGTCGCCAGCGGGAGTTGGCGCAGGGCTTTGCCTTGGATGCCAAGCTGAATTTCAGCGTGTTCTACGAGTATGAAGTGAACAAGAAAGACGCGCCGCGCGATAGCCTAATGGCGCAAATGACAAAGTTCTTGGTACGCGGCAAAAACGACAAAGTCATTCTGTGGGCCCACGATGCGCATTTGGCTCGCAAATCGACGGACCCTACCGACAACAATGGGGGTGGAGCCGGTAGCTACATCGAACGGATGTTTCCCGGTCAGTATTTCGTGTTAGGCACCAGCACCGCTACGGGCACCTTTGCCGCCACCACCGACCGGCTGATTACGTACGACAGCCCCATGGCAAGCTACCCCCTCGAAAAGCCTTTGGCCGGCTCCTGGGAAGCTTCTTTAAGTGCCGTCAAAGTACCCGTGTTTTACCTGCAAACCCAACAACTCGGCGTCCAGAACTTAGAGCGTCCGTTGCGCTTTGTCGGCTACCGCCCCGACAGCGGCAAAGACTCTTACTCCAACTACCAACTCACCGAAGCCTACGACGCGTTGCTGTTCGTCCGCCAAACCAAGGCCGCCACGCCTTTAAAATAG
- a CDS encoding pseudouridine synthase: MFEHRHFIVHKPYGYLSQFMSNNPSEARKKRFLGELHDFPEGTMSIGRLDEHSEGLLLLTTDGSVSEQIRRKDVEKEYYAQVDGLITDEAVAQLQQGVEIGISEGRYQTLPCAAYRLAAPPDLPPRTRHIRSDRHGPTSWVSITVTEGKYRQVRKMTAAAGFPTLRLVRMRIGGIVLGSLAPGEVQEVETLLF, encoded by the coding sequence ATGTTTGAGCACCGCCATTTCATCGTCCACAAACCCTACGGCTACCTTAGCCAATTCATGAGCAACAACCCCAGCGAAGCCCGTAAAAAGCGTTTCCTGGGTGAGTTGCACGACTTTCCAGAAGGCACCATGTCCATTGGCCGCCTCGACGAACATAGCGAAGGTTTGCTCCTGCTCACCACCGACGGCAGCGTGAGTGAGCAGATTCGCCGCAAAGACGTGGAAAAGGAATACTACGCCCAGGTGGATGGCCTTATCACCGACGAAGCTGTGGCACAGCTTCAACAAGGCGTGGAAATCGGCATTTCGGAGGGGCGCTACCAGACTCTGCCTTGCGCCGCCTACCGCTTGGCCGCGCCACCGGACCTGCCACCCCGCACCCGTCACATCCGCTCCGACCGACACGGCCCCACCAGTTGGGTGAGCATCACGGTTACGGAAGGCAAGTACCGGCAGGTGCGCAAGATGACCGCCGCCGCAGGCTTTCCCACGCTCCGCTTGGTGCGGATGCGCATAGGGGGCATCGTGCTGGGTAGTTTAGCGCCAGGCGAGGTGCAGGAAGTGGAAACCTTGCTTTTCTAG